Proteins co-encoded in one Arachis stenosperma cultivar V10309 chromosome 7, arast.V10309.gnm1.PFL2, whole genome shotgun sequence genomic window:
- the LOC130941134 gene encoding uncharacterized protein LOC130941134: MATANQDRIQLGFDENRNCQGSIVLYGLVILSDVTFVILAALFTTAHTKNVSFMTNQISPNLKVSKFSDFKPSVLPSLLSLLLQVPNPTPLSLSYPPENPNLRIQFEFQPPPIILSSLRGTTTTHHPTSQLKLITEPFSPFSLSLSLLLAVGRCRFSAPPRASFLLLCSAPCLAVVASVLRVESIVSASTLSDLAMATKSLLVVAHDYRVEYMITPETTVQQVRELVTQLRQLDGDHLPAFFIHRDEMIVDNHEVPDDLVLWDHVHPHTELVFFGGGNEIATVGGTDDEDGEDNDGVSK; the protein is encoded by the exons ATGGCGACGGCCAATCAGGATAGGATACAGTTAGGATTCGATGAAAATCGGAATTGTCAA GGTTCAATAGTCCTTTATGGTTTAGTGATCCTCTCAGATGTTACTTTTGTGATTCTTGCAGCTTTATTCACAACAGCACACACAAAAAATGTTTCCTTCATGACCAATCAGATTTCACCAAACCTCAAGG TATCAAAGTTTTCTGATTTTAAACCCAGTGTCCTACCAAGTTTACTATCTCTTCTTCTCCAAGTCCCCAACCCGACCCCTTTGTCTCTCTCTTACCCACCAGAAAACCCTAATCTTCGAATTCAATTCGAATTCCAGCCACCACCCATAATCCTCTCTTCTCTTCGAGGAACAACCACTACCCACCATCCCACTTCACAGCTCAAACTCATCACCGAACCcttctctcccttctctctctctctgtcgCTGCTCCTCGCCGTGGGTCGTTGCCGCTTCTCTGCTCCTCCCCGTGCGTCGTTTCTGCTTCTCTGCTCCGCACCGTGTCTCGCCGTTGTTGCTTCTGTTCTTCGCGTGGAGTCTATAGTCTCTGCTTCAACCCTCTCAG ATTTAGCAATGGCAACTAAGTCATTATTGGTCGTCGCTCATGACTATCGGGTTGAATACATGATCACACCAGAAACAACAGTGCAGCAAGTGAGAGAACTCGTGACTCAGCTAAGACAATTGGACGGAGATCATTTGCCTGCCTTTTTCATCCATCGTGATGAAATGATCGTTGATAACCACGAGGTGCCAGATGATCTCGTCTTGTGGGATCACGTACATCCACATACGGAGTTGGTTTTTTTTGGCGGGGGAAATGAAATTGCCACGGTGGGGGGCACGGATGATGAAGATGGAGAAGACAATGATGGCGTAAGTAAATAA
- the LOC130941136 gene encoding vacuolar-sorting protein BRO1-like, whose product MSNVNQNPERLLAIPVKKTDPVDLYRPLRKFVATKYSESDAQKVESVLETLNNCRRDMVERGDLSLPMQRDCLIHYFKCLCMVEPLFTAISSDADADPITFVWYDAFFSEHENGVSSQRNSIQLEKAAVIFNLGAICSQIGASCDRTTSLGRHLAMDAFNAAANFFYKLWTVFAKDVSATLDLSLLFAKTLHRLCSAQASELNLQQGLHHNNTNDDASSVSFKSVSQNYQMLTVMILRNLPATEHILSFDRTWITHLSQKLTFFQVEARQRKSSILPKSNQPVVISLVSPLDDDAETVTEKLVTAACTTTAVTRGHEN is encoded by the exons ATGAGCAACGTCAATCAGAACCCGGAAAGGCTGCTGGCAATCCCTGTGAAGAAAACTGATCCGGTGGATCTGTACCGGCCGTTACGCAAGTTCGTTGCCACAAAATATTCAGAGAGCGATGCACAGAAAGTGGAAAGCGTTCTCGAAACCCTAAACAACTGCCGCAGGGACATGGTGGAGCGAGGGGACCTCTCCCTTCCCATGCAACGTGACTGCCTCATCCACTACTTCAAATGTCTCTGCATGGTTGAACCACTCTTCACCGCTATCTCCTCCGATGCCGACGCCGACCCGATCACCTTTGTCTGGTACGACGCTTTCTTCTCTGAGCATGAGAATGGAGTCTCCTCCCAGCGCAACAGCATCCAATTGGAGAAGGCTGCTGTTATCTTCAACCTTGGCGCCATCTGCAGCCAGATTGGGGCCTCTTGCGACCGCACCACCTCCCTTGGCCGTCACCTTGCAATGGACGCATTCAATGCCGCCGCCAACTTCTTCTACAAACTCTGGACGGTTTTTGCCAAGGACGTCTCCGCCACTCTCGACTTGAGTCTACTGTTCGCCAAGACTCTGCACCGCCTCTGCTCCGCTCAGGCTTCGGAGCTCAACTTACAGCAAGGACTCCACCACAACAACACAAATGACGACGCCAGTTCCGTTTCGTTTAAATCG GTTTCTCAGAATTATCAAATGCTAACTGTTATGATACTACGTAACTTGCCTGCAACGGAACATATCCTCTCATTTGACCGAACATGGATAACTCATCTTTCCCAGAAGTTGACATTCTTTCAGGTGGAGGCTCGTCAGAGGAAATCATCCATCCTACCCAAATCCAACCAACCTGTAGTAATATCATTGGTGTCTCCTCTTGATGATGATGCAGAGACTGTCACTGAAAAATTAGTTACAGCGGCCTGCACTACAACTGCGGTGACCCGTGGACACGAGAACTAG
- the LOC130941137 gene encoding F-box/kelch-repeat protein At3g23880-like yields the protein MTLLIIIMNDAEKNASTGRVLLRHHTATARTPPLPDLPKELIMDILLRVPARTLVSLRSVCSSWRNLVSDPDFTRNHLRRSCLCDPSLTSLRNACYNSLPLRHNGVRYDSFGILSVRSIMDKPFEPTKVDYFSGQRYNRIVGFCHGLLCFFDDDDGGQNTHGMLWNPCTGFTFQSPQISGQVSVCGFGYNHLSDSYKLFGIIR from the coding sequence ATGACGTTACTGATCATAATTATGAATGACGCCGAGAAGAACGCGTCGACAGGACGTGTACTGCTCCGTCATCACACGGCCACCGCAAGAACGCCGCCGCTGCCAGACCTTCCGAAGGAATTGATAATGGATATCTTGCTGAGGGTTCCGGCAAGGACGCTTGTTTCCCTAAGGAGCGTGTGCAGTTCCTGGAGAAACCTAGTTTCCGACCCTGACTTCACCCGCAACCACCTTCGTCGTTCATGCTTATGCGATCCAAGCCTGACTTCGCTACGAAATGCTTGTTACAACAGTTTGCCCCTCAGACACAATGGTGTCAGATATGACAGTTTTGGAATTCTGTCCGTACGGTCAATAATGGACAAACCTTTTGAACCTACTAAAGTCGATTACTTCAGTGGACAACGCTACAACAGAATCGTTGGTTTTTGCCATGGATTGTTATGCttttttgatgatgatgatggcggCCAGAATACACATGGCATGTTGTGGAACCCTTGTACCGGATTCACATTCCAGTCACCGCAAATCAGCGGTCAAGTCAGCGTTTGTGGCTTTGGTTATAATCATCTCAGTGACAGCTACAAGCTTTTTGGAATTATAAGGTAG